Proteins encoded in a region of the Brachionichthys hirsutus isolate HB-005 unplaced genomic scaffold, CSIRO-AGI_Bhir_v1 contig_848, whole genome shotgun sequence genome:
- the LOC137915000 gene encoding ubiquitin domain-containing protein UBFD1-like isoform X1, translating into MATQDGSEEVIMETEAKPNDAEPLSEKVAAEATSHTDAGNATTQDSSISNGDDAGDKEMVELKIIWNKNKYDLKIPVDDTGAKLKESIHSLTGLPPAMQKVMYKGLLPEDKTLREIKITNGAKIMVVGSTINDVLAVNTPKEAIQQEVKAEENKKEPLCRQKQHRKVLDKGRPEDIMTAIKGTKERLPTVPLSGMFNKSGGKVRLTFKLEQDQLWIGTKERTEKVPMGSIKNVVSEPIEGHEDYHMMAFQLGPTEASQYWVYWVPTQFVDAIKDTVLGKWQFF; encoded by the exons ATGGCGACCCAGGATG gaAGTGAAGAAGTCATAATGGAGACTGAGGCAAAGCCGAATGATGCTGAACCACTTTCTGAAAAGGTTGCTGCAGAAGCCACGTCTCACACGGATGCAGGAAATGCCACAACTCAGGACTCTAGTATTAGTAATGGGGACGACGCAGGTGACAAGGAGATGGTGGAGTTGAAGATCAtctggaacaaaaataaatacgacCTGAAAATACCTGTTGATGACACCGGAGCCAAGCTAAAAGAGAGCATCCATTCTCTCACTG GTCTTCCACCGGCAATGCAGAAAGTGATGTACAAAGGACTGCTTCCAGAGGACAAGACGCTACGTGAAATAAAGATTACAAATGGTGCAAAAATAATGGTGGTAGGGTCAACAATAAATGATGTTTTAGCTGTTAATACACCCAAAGAGGCCATTCAGCAGGAAGTCAAAGCTgaagaaaacaagaaagagCCTTTATGCAGACAAAAG CAACACAGGAAGGTTTTGGACAAAGGTAGACCAGAGGACATAATGACAGCTATTAAAGGAACAAAG GAGCGGTTACCCACAGTGCCTTTATCTGGAATGTTTAACAAGTCTGGGGGAAAAGTTAGACTCACGTTCAAACTGGAGCAGGACCAGTTGTGGATCGGAACCAAGG AAAGAACAGAGAAAGTGCCGATGGGCTCCATCAAAAACGTGGTGTCTGAGCCTATTGAAGGTCATGAGGATTATCACATGATG GCTTTTCAGTTGGGTCCGACAGAAGCCTCTCAGTATTGGGTCTACTGGGTGCCTACACAGTTTGTTGATGCAATCAAAGACACAGTCCTTGGAAAATGGCAGTTTTTTTAA
- the LOC137915000 gene encoding ubiquitin domain-containing protein UBFD1-like isoform X2, which translates to METEAKPNDAEPLSEKVAAEATSHTDAGNATTQDSSISNGDDAGDKEMVELKIIWNKNKYDLKIPVDDTGAKLKESIHSLTGLPPAMQKVMYKGLLPEDKTLREIKITNGAKIMVVGSTINDVLAVNTPKEAIQQEVKAEENKKEPLCRQKQHRKVLDKGRPEDIMTAIKGTKERLPTVPLSGMFNKSGGKVRLTFKLEQDQLWIGTKERTEKVPMGSIKNVVSEPIEGHEDYHMMAFQLGPTEASQYWVYWVPTQFVDAIKDTVLGKWQFF; encoded by the exons ATGGAGACTGAGGCAAAGCCGAATGATGCTGAACCACTTTCTGAAAAGGTTGCTGCAGAAGCCACGTCTCACACGGATGCAGGAAATGCCACAACTCAGGACTCTAGTATTAGTAATGGGGACGACGCAGGTGACAAGGAGATGGTGGAGTTGAAGATCAtctggaacaaaaataaatacgacCTGAAAATACCTGTTGATGACACCGGAGCCAAGCTAAAAGAGAGCATCCATTCTCTCACTG GTCTTCCACCGGCAATGCAGAAAGTGATGTACAAAGGACTGCTTCCAGAGGACAAGACGCTACGTGAAATAAAGATTACAAATGGTGCAAAAATAATGGTGGTAGGGTCAACAATAAATGATGTTTTAGCTGTTAATACACCCAAAGAGGCCATTCAGCAGGAAGTCAAAGCTgaagaaaacaagaaagagCCTTTATGCAGACAAAAG CAACACAGGAAGGTTTTGGACAAAGGTAGACCAGAGGACATAATGACAGCTATTAAAGGAACAAAG GAGCGGTTACCCACAGTGCCTTTATCTGGAATGTTTAACAAGTCTGGGGGAAAAGTTAGACTCACGTTCAAACTGGAGCAGGACCAGTTGTGGATCGGAACCAAGG AAAGAACAGAGAAAGTGCCGATGGGCTCCATCAAAAACGTGGTGTCTGAGCCTATTGAAGGTCATGAGGATTATCACATGATG GCTTTTCAGTTGGGTCCGACAGAAGCCTCTCAGTATTGGGTCTACTGGGTGCCTACACAGTTTGTTGATGCAATCAAAGACACAGTCCTTGGAAAATGGCAGTTTTTTTAA
- the LOC137915004 gene encoding recQ-mediated genome instability protein 2-like, whose product MFKREQTLEANRPPPIKVLSGQLRTAERRGGADSGSAYDVSLGGGRSLLVSLVWMQGTVLEAQLDGNTVLLMDETGTFAVQGVNNIPKGKPCLSKGKYVMVMGAIQTVSPEPVIRAVKMADLSELAALHRRMWKLEVEDLQQVMA is encoded by the exons ATGTTCAAACGAGAACAAACGTTAGAGGCTAACCGGCCGCCGCCGATTAAAGTCTTATCCGGTCAGCTGAGGACGGCGGAGCGCCGGGGGGGCGCTGACAGCGGGAGCGCGTATGACGTCAGCCTCGGTGGGGGTCGTTCTCTGCTGGTCTCACTGGTGTGGATGCAGGGAACCGTCCTGGAAGCCCAGCTGGACGGCAACACCGTGCTGCTGATGGATGAGACGGGGACGTTCGCGGTTCAAGGCGTCAACAACATTCCCAAAGGGAAGCCGTGCTTGTCCAAAG GGAAATACGTCATGGTGATGGGCGCCATCCAGACCGTCTCCCCGGAGCCAGTCATCCGTGCAGTGAAGATGGCAGACCTCTCCGAGCTCGCAGCGCTCCACAGACGGATGTggaagctggaggtggaggacctgcagcaggtgatGGCCTGA
- the LOC137914998 gene encoding zinc finger CCCH domain-containing protein 7A-like, whose product MSEACQDRRGRWQEIQKGLQFIQSTLPFPGSQEQYEVFIKDLVWNLFGEGNDVFREGEWSKSIEMYTEALSIAEYADSEEIGIPTGLLEKLYANRAASYLNVVPRLYDQALEDCEKALQLNEGNYKALYRKAKSLKEMGRHQEAYEAVAKCSLVVPQDPSVTVLTQDLAKSLGLKIRKAYIRSKPALNVLQGSSYQDTSCDQASHDSSSVEDIEIEVAQLSQDSGIDVPVPDPIQPLVAVAFPSNGATVAELHNHTLSSVTQSEPACFESVSVAAPLHMSTFNGCRSGNPRPMRQPSPDYDADVIEDDLDDLLDQAGPESAMGIPTVKGPLPLPTSIASGSPMPSSFLMPFLHSSAEQCTVNLPALYHKSGSSSYFGMDTFGALPPTMDSLDNLSMGDFKTDYTSSRFMPQLDNAEIPMGMAVGMPEVKGLPAAVDLAKNPLADTHEFKQACSACYMKTGPGVLDYTFHTEEHKCKKDSLLGRIKHSPDKTWKLIRPRPTKTQYVGPYYICKEVAVGMDCMYPGHCTFAYCQEEIDVWTLERKGFISRELLFDPYGPNSNISLTIPKILQEHHGIFMFLCGVCFDHKPRIISKTNKDDPSRCSHPVTKHDFEDHKCLVHILKENTVRYSKIRPLSPLCQLDLCRHEVRYGCVREDDCFYAHSLIELKVWMMQHELGITHEGIIQEVKKFWNSPASQQGAQLSTAQRRFGPPNLKMMFVCGQCWRNGQPSEADKNRKYCSAKARHTWAKDRRVVLVSSTVRKKWTTVRPLPTKKPIPAQFEICMHVTAGKKCQYIGNCTFAHSVEERDLWTYMKENNIPDMDQLYEQWLQSQKPGWGEEASGNSVRENGKQIHMPTDYAEEVTGNHCWLCGKNCNSEKQWQQHITSEKHKDRVFNSEDDQNCWQYRFPTGTFKVCQRFLKGTCTEDELCKMAHGAQELTEWKERREFLLMKLAKARKDHLIAPNDNDFGKYSFLLKDII is encoded by the exons atgtccGAAGCCTGTCAGGACAGACGGGGTCGCTGGCAGGAGATTCAGAAGGGCCTGCAGTTCATCCA ATCGACCCTTCCGTTCCCCGGGAGCCAAGAGCAGTATGAG GTGTTCATTAAGGATCTGGTGTGGAACCTTTTTGGAGAAGGGAACGACGTGTTCAGAGAAGGGGAATGGTCCAAGTCCATCGAGATGTACACCGAAGCGCTGAGTATAGCGGAGTACGCCGACTCTGAGGAAATCGGTATCCCAACGGGTTTACTGGAGAAGCTGTATGCAAATCGTGCCGCCTCATATCTAAACGTTGTCCCG agGCTGTATGACCAAGCGTTAGAAGACTGTGAAAAGGCTCTCCAGCTGAACGAGGGGAACTACAAAGCACTGTATCGGAAAGCCAAATCCTTGAAGGAGATGGGACGACATCAAGAGGCCTACGAGGCCGTTGCCAAATGTTCTCTAGTCGTGCCTCAG GATCCTAGCGTCACCGTGCTGACTCAGGACCTCGCCAAAAGTTTGGGATTGAAAATCCGTAAAGCTTACATCAGGAGTAAG CCGGCCTTGAATGTTTTGCAGGGGTCGAGTTACCAGGATACGTCGTGCGACcag GCTTCCCACGACTCCTCTTCCGTTGAGGATATAGAAATTG AAGTAGCCCAGCTGAGCCAGGACAGCGGCATCGACGTTCCGGTCCCGGATCCAATCCAGCCTCTTGTAGCCGTCGCCTTTCCTTCAAACGGCGCGACAGTGGCCGAACTCCACAACCACACTCTGTCCTCTGTGACCCAGTCGGAGCCGGCGTGCTTCGAGTCCGTCTCCGTGGCGGCGCCGCTTCACATGTCCACGTTTAACGGGTGCAGGAGCGGCAACCCGCGCCCAATGCGTCAGCCGAGTCCAGATTATGACGCCGACGTAATCGAAGATGATTTAGATGATCTCCTGGACCAAGCCGGCCCCGAATCAGCCATG GGTATTCCCACGGTGAAGGGGCCCCTTCCTTTGCCAACCAGCATCGCTTCGGGCAGCCCCATGCCCAGTTCCTTCCTGATGCCCTTTTTGCACAGCAGTGCTGAGCAGTGCACCGTGAATCTGCCCGCACTGTATCACAAGTCCGGCTCGAGCTCCTACTTTGGTATGGACACTTTCGGTGCCCTCCCACCCACAATGGACTCGTTAGATAACCTTAGCATGGGAGATTTTAAAACGG ATTATACCTCAAGTAGATTCATGCCACAG CTGGACAATGCTGAAATTCCGATGGGAATGGCGGTGGGCATGCCTGAAGTGAAGGGTCTTCCTGCTGCCGTAGATTTAGCGAAGAACCCGTTGGCCGACACGCACGAGTTCAAGCAAGCGTGCTCGGCGTGCTACATGAAGACCG GGCCGGGCGTGCTGGATTACACATTTCACACGGAGGAgcacaaatgcaaaaaagaCTCTTTGCTCGGCAGAATCAAACATTCACCGGACAAAACGTGGAAGCTGATTCGGCCCAGGCCAACGAAGACTCAATATGTTGGACCTTATTACATctgtaaag AGGTGGCTGTTGGGATGGACTGCATGTACCCTGGCCACTGCACATTTGCATACTGCCAAGAAGAGATTGATGTCTGGACTCTAGAGCGGAAAGGTTTCATCTCCAGAGAGCTGCTCTTCGATCCCTACGGGCCCAATTCCAATATCAGCTTGACGATCCCTAAGATCTTACAGGAGCATCATGGGATATTCATGTTTCTCTGCGGG GTGTGCTTCGACCATAAACCCAGAATAATCAGCAAAACCAACAAAGACGACCCGTCGCGCTGCTCTCATCCGGTGACCAAGCACGACTTTGAGGATCACAA GTGCCTGGTTCACATTTTGAAGGAGAATACAGTCCGGTATTCCAAAATCCGCCCCCTGAGCCCTCTGTGCCAGCTGGATCTTTGTCGCCATGAGGTGCGTTACGGCTGCGTGAGGGAGGACGACTGCTTCTACGCCCACAGCCTCATAGAGCTGAAGGTCTGGATGATGCAGCACGAGCTCG GGATCACTCATGAAGGTATCATCCAAGAAGTAAAGAAGTTTTGGAACTCACCAGCTTCACAGCAGGGCGCTCAG CTTTCCACGGCTCAGAGGAGGTTTGGACCCCCGAATCTGAAGATGATGTTCGTCTGTGGCCAGTGCTGGAGGAACGGACAACCCAGCGAAGCggacaaaaacaggaagtactGCTCCGCCAAGGCCCGACACAC GTGGGCGAAGGACAGGCGGGTGGTGCTTGTGAGTTCTACTGTTAGGAAAAAATGGACAACAGTCAGACCTCTTCCAACCAAAAAACCCATCCCAGCTCAGTTTGAG ATTTGTATGCATGTGACGGCTGGAAAGAAATGTCAGTACATTGGGAACTGCACATTTGCTCACAGTGTGGAAGAAAGAGACCTTTGGACCTACATGAAGGAGAACAACA TTCCTGACATGGATCAGCTGTACGAGCAGTGGCTGCAGTCTCAGAAGCCTGGCTGGGGCGAAGAGGCGTCCGGCAACTCTGTGAGGGAGAACGGCAAGCAGATCCACATGCCGACAGACTACGCCGAAGAAGTG acCGGTAATCACTGTTGGCTGTGTGGTAAAAACTGCAACAGTGAGAAGCAGTGGCAGCAGCACATCAcgtcagaaaaacacaaagaccgGGTGTTCAACTCCGAGGACGACCAGAACTGCTGGCAGTACCGATTCCCCACAGGAACCTTCAAAGTTtgtcagag GTTCCTTAAAGGCACGTGCACGGAGGACGAATTGTGTAAAATGGCGCACGGGGCGCAGGAACTAACAGAGTGGAAGGAGCGCAGAGAATTCCTTTTGATGAAACTTGCCAAAGCCAGAAAAGACCATCTTATAGCACCGAACGACAATGACTTTGGAAAATACAGTTTTCTGCTTAAAGacattatataa